From the genome of Xiphophorus couchianus chromosome 6, X_couchianus-1.0, whole genome shotgun sequence, one region includes:
- the LOC114146840 gene encoding C-C motif chemokine 2-like yields the protein MQMKWWSLKWLQAQASYHITPICPGENTMTSIPLISLVLVAVMVPTASAQGGISTCCTKLNGTKVHREMLRSYYQEDKSSCSLRAVVFTTVMGKRICASPFNMWTKTSMAFLDGKNFAQRQSGLNKQPNRKGRH from the exons ATGCAAATGAAGTGGTGGTCTTTAAAATGGCTCCAGGCACAGGCTTCATATCACATCACACCAATCTGTCCTGGAGAGAACACCATGACGAGTATCCCCCTCATCTCGCTTGTATTGGTAGCCGTGATGGTGCCGACAGCCTCAGCACAAG GTGGCATCTCAACCTGCTGTACGAAATTAAATGGCACAAAAGTTCATCGAGAAATGCTGAGGAGCTACTACCAAGAAGATAAATCATCATGCAGTCTACGAGCAGTTGT ATTCACAACAGTCATGGGTAAAAGAATCTGTGCCAGCCCCTTCAATATGTGGACAAAAACTAGCATGGCCTTTCTGGACGGCAAGAACTTTGCACAAAGACAGTCGGGCTTAAACAAGCAGCCCAACAGAAAGGGACGTCACTGA
- the LOC114146034 gene encoding C-C motif chemokine 4-like, whose protein sequence is MMSLTILFLLVTLMLPTFSAQGGTSKCCLKIDKAKVHRTFLRSYYEKNDPKLCSVPSVVFTTMTGKKLCADPSKIWTKTSMAYLDGKNWRKRQTTFKKNLKN, encoded by the exons ATGATGAGTCTCACCATCCTGTTCTTACTGGTAACTTTGATGTTACCAACTTTTTCAGCTCAAG GAGGCACCTCTAAATGCTGTCTGAAAATCGACAAAGCTAAGGTTCATCGAACATTCCTGAGGAGTTACTACGagaaaaatgatccaaaatTATGTTCTGTACCTTCAGTGGT atttacCACAATGACAGGGAAAAAACTCTGTGCTGACCCCAGCAAGATATGGACAAAGACCAGCATGGCCTATCTGGATGGAAAGAACTGGCGGAAAAGACAAACTACTTtcaaaaagaatctgaaaaattgA